The following are from one region of the Synechococcus sp. CBW1108 genome:
- a CDS encoding CPBP family intramembrane glutamic endopeptidase — MEQPAAAAKAAVNPEVRPHWWGTLFYVPLLYLAGWLLARPLALVTPSWRPDQVDLAGLVVALILLLTSLPLRLKRVWQESHPWQRLGLAVPGALALRSGVRGLLKALLLLALVGADLMLAGQAQWLGELNGALLLNGLLLLVGVGFAEELLFRGWLWGELELQFGPRRALLLQALIFALLHPWYRAPGLEGLGLLGGLFLLGLVLALQRRADAGSLWGAIGLHGGLVGGWFLVQKGLLQISQAAPAWWVGPGGSDINPIGGLIGWIGLGALLWVRRRWWNGANGSP; from the coding sequence ATGGAGCAGCCCGCTGCGGCAGCTAAGGCGGCAGTCAACCCAGAAGTGAGGCCCCACTGGTGGGGCACTTTGTTTTACGTGCCCCTGCTCTACCTGGCCGGCTGGCTGCTAGCCCGTCCCCTAGCCCTGGTGACCCCCAGCTGGCGCCCAGACCAGGTGGATCTGGCGGGCCTGGTGGTGGCCCTGATCCTGCTGCTGACCAGCCTGCCCCTGAGGCTGAAACGGGTTTGGCAGGAGAGCCATCCCTGGCAGCGCCTGGGATTGGCTGTGCCAGGTGCCCTGGCCCTGCGCAGCGGGGTGCGGGGCCTGCTCAAGGCCTTGCTGTTACTGGCCCTGGTGGGCGCAGACTTGATGCTGGCGGGGCAAGCCCAATGGCTAGGCGAGCTCAATGGCGCCCTGCTACTGAATGGCCTGCTGCTGCTGGTCGGGGTGGGATTTGCCGAAGAGCTGCTGTTTCGCGGCTGGCTATGGGGTGAGCTTGAACTGCAATTCGGCCCCCGCAGGGCACTGCTTTTGCAGGCCCTGATCTTTGCCCTGCTGCACCCCTGGTATCGGGCCCCAGGGCTCGAGGGCCTGGGGCTGCTGGGGGGATTATTCCTGCTGGGTCTGGTGCTGGCCCTGCAGCGGCGTGCCGACGCTGGCAGCCTGTGGGGAGCGATTGGCCTCCATGGCGGCCTGGTGGGGGGTTGGTTTCTGGTGCAAAAGGGCCTGCTCCAGATCTCCCAAGCGGCTCCGGCCTGGTGGGTGGGGCCTGGTGGCAGCGACATCAACCCAATCGGTGGCCTGATCGGCTGGATCGGCCTAGGCGCCCTGCTCTGGGTGCGTCGCCGCTGGTGGAACGGCGCTAACGGGTCGCCGTAG
- a CDS encoding ATP-binding protein yields the protein MHGYLPRQAQLVLSKALNRAPAALLLGPRQCGKSTLARQLLAERGDAVLLDLQDRSDRARLQEPELFFEAHRHELVCLDEIQLLPDFFSLLRAEIDRDRRPGRFLLLGSASGPLLRQSQESLAGRIAQVELTPFLLSEVAPAIRWQQLWLRGGFPESLLASADDDSIDWREDFIRTFLGRDIAALELGLPLPLMERLWRLLAHLQGQTLNASRLAGLLDLSSARLQKLLAALEHTFMLRRLPPLEANLSKRLVRSPKLYLRDSGLLHNLLGIESYDDLLAHPQAGESWEGFVIEQLIAAHPRWRPHFLRTGHGAELDLVLERGQRRRVYEIKLSKAPKLSRGFHELVEQLQPEQASLIAPVETSFEIRPGIWVQPPLEAGGSELRAAAPRG from the coding sequence ATGCACGGTTATTTGCCCAGGCAAGCCCAGCTGGTGCTCAGCAAGGCCCTGAACCGGGCGCCGGCAGCACTGCTGCTGGGACCCCGGCAGTGCGGCAAATCAACGCTGGCGCGCCAACTACTGGCCGAGCGCGGCGATGCCGTATTGCTCGACTTGCAGGACCGGAGCGATCGAGCCCGCCTGCAGGAGCCGGAGCTGTTCTTCGAGGCCCACCGGCATGAGCTGGTGTGCCTCGACGAAATCCAGCTACTGCCAGACTTTTTCAGTCTGCTGCGCGCCGAGATCGACCGGGATCGCCGGCCCGGGCGATTCCTGCTGCTGGGCTCGGCCTCCGGCCCGCTGCTGCGCCAGAGCCAGGAAAGCCTGGCCGGCCGCATCGCCCAGGTGGAGCTCACCCCGTTTCTGCTGAGCGAAGTGGCCCCCGCCATTCGCTGGCAGCAGCTGTGGCTGCGCGGCGGCTTCCCCGAGAGCCTGCTGGCTAGCGCAGACGACGACAGCATCGACTGGCGCGAGGATTTCATCCGCACCTTCCTGGGCCGCGACATCGCCGCCCTGGAGCTCGGGCTGCCGCTGCCGTTAATGGAGCGGCTGTGGCGGTTGCTGGCCCACCTGCAGGGGCAAACCCTCAATGCCAGCCGGCTAGCGGGCCTGCTGGATCTCAGCAGCGCCCGGTTGCAGAAGCTGCTGGCGGCGCTGGAGCACACCTTCATGCTGCGGCGGCTACCGCCGCTGGAGGCCAACCTGAGCAAGAGGCTGGTGCGCTCGCCCAAGCTCTACCTGCGCGACAGCGGCCTGCTGCACAACCTGCTCGGCATCGAGAGCTACGACGATCTGCTGGCCCACCCGCAGGCCGGTGAGAGCTGGGAGGGTTTCGTGATCGAGCAGCTGATCGCCGCCCATCCGCGCTGGCGTCCCCATTTCCTGCGCACCGGCCACGGCGCCGAACTCGACCTGGTGCTGGAGCGGGGCCAGCGCCGGCGGGTCTATGAAATCAAGCTCTCCAAGGCACCGAAGCTCTCCCGGGGCTTCCATGAGCTGGTGGAGCAGCTTCAACCGGAGCAGGCCTCACTGATCGCCCCGGTGGAAACGAGCTTCGAGATTCGCCCGGGCATCTGGGTGCAACCGCCCCTGGAGGCTGGCGGCAGCGAGCTCAGAGCTGCTGCACCGCGGGGGTAA
- a CDS encoding LL-diaminopimelate aminotransferase: MVQVNGNYLKLKAGYLFPEIARRVKAFSEANPEAPIIRLGIGDVTEPLPEACRNAMKAAIDEMGNREGFRGYGPEQGYLWLREAIAKHDFQARGCQISAEEIFVSDGSKCDSANILDILGPDNRIAVTDPVYPVYVDSNVMAGRTGDADDGGQYGGLTYLPINAQNGFTAEIPTEKVDLIYLCFPNNPTGAVATKAQLQAWVDYARANGALILFDAAYEAFIQDPELPHSIYEIEGARECAIEFRSFSKNAGFTGTRCALTVVPRGLMGTAANGESVELWALWNRRQCTKFNGVSYIVQRGAEAVYSPEGQAQVEALVAFYMENAAIIRRELSAAGLAVYGGEQAPYVWIKTPEGVDSWGFFDLLLGQAHVVGTPGSGFGAAGEGYFRLSAFNSRQDVEEAMGRIQGALKG; the protein is encoded by the coding sequence ATGGTTCAGGTCAACGGCAACTACCTCAAGCTCAAGGCTGGCTACCTGTTTCCCGAGATCGCCCGGCGGGTGAAGGCCTTCAGCGAGGCCAACCCTGAGGCGCCGATCATCCGCCTGGGCATCGGTGACGTCACCGAGCCGCTGCCAGAAGCCTGCCGCAACGCCATGAAGGCGGCCATCGATGAGATGGGCAACCGCGAAGGCTTCCGCGGCTATGGCCCTGAGCAGGGATATCTCTGGCTGCGGGAGGCGATTGCGAAACACGATTTCCAGGCCCGCGGCTGCCAGATCAGCGCCGAGGAGATCTTCGTCTCCGATGGCAGCAAGTGCGACAGCGCCAACATCCTCGACATCCTGGGGCCGGACAACCGCATCGCCGTGACCGACCCGGTGTATCCAGTGTATGTAGACAGCAACGTGATGGCGGGGCGCACCGGCGACGCCGATGACGGCGGCCAGTACGGCGGCCTCACCTACCTGCCAATAAATGCGCAGAACGGCTTCACCGCCGAGATCCCGACCGAGAAGGTGGATCTGATCTACCTCTGCTTCCCCAACAACCCCACCGGCGCGGTAGCCACCAAGGCGCAGCTGCAAGCCTGGGTCGATTACGCCCGCGCCAACGGCGCCCTGATCCTGTTCGATGCCGCCTACGAGGCCTTCATCCAGGACCCCGAGCTGCCCCACTCGATCTATGAGATCGAGGGCGCCCGCGAGTGCGCGATCGAATTCCGCTCCTTTTCCAAGAACGCCGGTTTCACCGGCACCCGCTGCGCCCTCACCGTGGTGCCCCGGGGCCTGATGGGCACAGCCGCGAATGGCGAATCCGTGGAGCTGTGGGCACTGTGGAACCGGCGCCAGTGCACCAAGTTCAATGGCGTGAGCTACATCGTGCAGCGCGGCGCCGAAGCCGTGTACTCCCCCGAGGGCCAGGCCCAGGTGGAGGCTCTGGTTGCCTTTTACATGGAGAACGCCGCGATCATCCGCCGCGAACTGAGCGCCGCCGGCCTGGCGGTGTATGGCGGTGAGCAGGCGCCCTATGTGTGGATCAAGACCCCTGAGGGCGTGGATTCCTGGGGCTTCTTCGACCTGCTGCTGGGTCAGGCCCACGTGGTGGGCACCCCCGGCAGCGGCTTCGGCGCCGCCGGCGAGGGCTACTTCCGACTCTCAGCTTTCAACAGCCGGCAGGATGTGGAGGAAGCCATGGGGCGGATTCAGGGGGCACTGAAGGGCTGA
- a CDS encoding AbrB/MazE/SpoVT family DNA-binding domain-containing protein, producing the protein MVALVDALLTLSSKGQLVIPARLRQLLGLRAGDRLALSLESDGLHLVPQGPAKSSSAYAVIGAARYGGEPVPLERMDPALYAAKGSR; encoded by the coding sequence GTGGTCGCTCTCGTGGATGCTCTTCTCACCCTCTCCTCCAAGGGCCAGCTGGTGATTCCAGCCCGGCTGCGCCAGCTGCTCGGGCTGCGCGCCGGCGATCGCCTGGCTCTGAGCCTGGAGTCCGATGGCCTGCATCTGGTGCCCCAGGGGCCGGCTAAATCGTCGAGTGCCTATGCGGTGATTGGTGCGGCGCGCTATGGGGGTGAGCCTGTGCCGCTCGAGCGCATGGATCCGGCGCTCTATGCCGCCAAGGGATCGCGATGA
- a CDS encoding type II toxin-antitoxin system VapC family toxin, which produces MSLPVALDTNLLVRLLTNDDPEQARRVADLIDDSSACFVPITVVLELEWVLRGAYQLPREAIIGAFRGLIAIRHLHLEQEEQVLQALEAYGQGLDFADALHLLRSEGCAALVSFDRAFAAKAGELALTPAVQQL; this is translated from the coding sequence ATGAGCCTGCCGGTGGCCCTCGACACCAACCTGCTGGTGCGCCTGCTCACCAATGACGACCCTGAGCAGGCCCGTCGCGTGGCCGATCTGATCGATGACAGCTCAGCCTGTTTCGTGCCGATCACCGTGGTGTTGGAGCTGGAATGGGTGCTGCGCGGCGCCTACCAACTGCCCCGGGAGGCGATCATCGGTGCATTCCGCGGCTTGATCGCGATCCGCCATCTGCATCTGGAGCAGGAGGAGCAGGTGTTGCAGGCCCTTGAGGCCTATGGCCAGGGCCTGGATTTCGCCGATGCCCTGCATCTGCTGCGCAGTGAGGGCTGCGCGGCCCTGGTCAGCTTCGATCGCGCCTTCGCGGCCAAGGCCGGTGAGCTGGCGCTTACCCCCGCGGTGCAGCAGCTCTGA
- the clpS gene encoding ATP-dependent Clp protease adapter ClpS, with translation MEKAPERVRKPSPRYKVLLHNDPVNSMEFVVTTLRQVVPSLSEQDAIAVMLEAHNTGVGLVIVCDLEPAEFYCESLKAKGLSSSLEPES, from the coding sequence ATGGAGAAGGCCCCGGAGCGGGTGCGCAAGCCCTCACCCCGCTACAAGGTGCTGCTCCACAACGATCCGGTCAACTCGATGGAATTCGTGGTGACCACCCTGCGCCAGGTGGTGCCCTCACTCAGTGAGCAGGACGCCATTGCGGTGATGCTGGAAGCCCACAACACCGGCGTAGGCCTGGTGATTGTCTGTGATCTGGAGCCCGCCGAGTTTTACTGCGAATCGCTGAAGGCCAAAGGCCTCAGCAGCAGCCTCGAGCCGGAAAGCTGA